One Dehalococcoidia bacterium genomic region harbors:
- a CDS encoding gas vesicle protein, which produces MITAIKAANLAKDEIAKLTNLELGGVRGLSQDEGMWHVMVEMVEKRSIPDAQDILGGYEVIIDEEGTIVSFERKMFRKRGDTDLKPVQST; this is translated from the coding sequence TTGATAACCGCTATCAAAGCAGCCAATCTAGCTAAAGATGAAATCGCCAAGCTCACCAATCTGGAGCTTGGGGGCGTGAGGGGATTATCACAGGATGAAGGGATGTGGCATGTGATGGTGGAAATGGTGGAAAAAAGGTCCATACCCGATGCTCAGGACATTCTGGGTGGCTATGAAGTGATCATCGATGAAGAGGGTACAATAGTGAGTTTCGAGCGAAAGATGTTTCGCAAGAGAGGCGATACCGATCTGAAACCGGTCCAGTCGACGTGA